One Paraburkholderia agricolaris DNA segment encodes these proteins:
- the parA gene encoding ParA family partition ATPase produces the protein MAAEIIAVTQQKGGVGKSTIAMHLGAAFHEKGKRVLVVDADGQNTLIHWASASSDGETGIPFPVVNLSEAGSQIHREIKKFVADYDIIVVDCPPSITEKVSGVVLLAASVAIMPTSSSPADYWSSVGLVKLVQQAQVMNEDLRAVFLLNKTEEKRMLTRELKRALEELGFPLLKTQIPTREAYKQAMALGQTVLQMNDRGAKLAAIEVRACANEIAALLP, from the coding sequence GTGGCAGCAGAAATCATCGCGGTAACTCAGCAGAAGGGTGGGGTCGGAAAGAGCACAATCGCGATGCATCTCGGGGCTGCGTTCCATGAGAAGGGTAAGCGCGTCCTCGTCGTAGACGCAGATGGTCAAAACACGCTGATCCATTGGGCCAGCGCATCATCCGACGGCGAAACCGGCATCCCCTTTCCAGTTGTCAATCTCTCCGAAGCCGGCAGCCAGATCCATCGCGAGATCAAGAAATTCGTGGCTGACTACGACATCATCGTCGTCGACTGCCCGCCCTCCATCACCGAGAAAGTGTCCGGCGTCGTGCTGCTTGCAGCGAGCGTTGCGATCATGCCGACGTCGTCGTCGCCCGCCGACTATTGGTCAAGCGTCGGACTGGTGAAGCTCGTGCAACAAGCCCAAGTAATGAACGAGGACCTGCGCGCAGTCTTTCTGCTGAACAAGACCGAAGAGAAACGGATGCTGACGCGCGAACTGAAGCGCGCGTTGGAAGAACTCGGCTTCCCTCTGCTCAAGACCCAGATCCCAACGCGCGAAGCCTACAAACAGGCGATGGCGTTAGGGCAAACAGTGCTTCAGATGAACGATCGCGGCGCCAAGCTCGCCGCCATCGAAGTACGGGCGTGCGCCAACGAGATCGCAGCCCTGCTCCCTTGA
- the arsC gene encoding arsenate reductase (glutaredoxin) (This arsenate reductase requires both glutathione and glutaredoxin to convert arsenate to arsenite, after which the efflux transporter formed by ArsA and ArsB can extrude the arsenite from the cell, providing resistance.): protein MITIYHNPRCSKSRAACDLIANTYNSANEPTEVVEYLKQPLTVAQLKQLNAQLGCSVREMIRDTEAEYKALDLSDLTLSDAQLYEALAKHPILLQRPIVVRNGRAVIGRPPENVEALFA from the coding sequence ATGATCACCATCTACCACAACCCTCGTTGCTCAAAATCTCGCGCCGCGTGCGATCTGATTGCCAACACCTACAACAGCGCGAACGAACCAACGGAAGTTGTCGAATACTTGAAGCAGCCACTCACAGTCGCGCAACTCAAACAACTCAACGCGCAGTTGGGTTGCTCAGTCCGCGAGATGATCCGTGACACCGAAGCCGAATACAAAGCGCTCGATCTCTCCGACCTCACTCTGAGTGACGCTCAGTTATACGAAGCATTGGCAAAGCATCCGATCCTGCTGCAACGACCGATCGTCGTGCGGAACGGGCGAGCCGTGATTGGCCGCCCGCCGGAAAATGTCGAAGCGCTATTTGCCTAG
- a CDS encoding sulfonate ABC transporter substrate-binding protein encodes MSRPLLLKRRALIAGVGASLAAAALPIVSTSVFAANVRPKEFRIGYQKAANTLVLLKAHGTLEKRLAPLGITVKWTEFPAGPQLLEGLNVGAIDFGYVGEAPPVFAQAAGANFVYTAYEIPTPHAEGILVHQDAPIKTLADLKGKKIAFNKGSDVHWFLVAALQKSGVKYSDIQPVFLAPADARAAFERGSIDAWAIWDPFLEAAKRQSNARLLADAEGIVSHHQFFLSARPFAEQNGDVLAIVMDEVGKEGAWVRGHYSEAAAQLAPIQGLDAGVIEAGLRHYAHVYKPIDADVLAEQQRIADTFSELRIIPTKIVTKDAALPAKA; translated from the coding sequence ATGTCCCGTCCTCTGCTGCTCAAGCGCCGCGCACTGATCGCCGGCGTGGGCGCCTCGCTGGCCGCCGCGGCCTTGCCTATTGTCTCGACATCCGTCTTCGCTGCGAATGTGCGTCCGAAGGAATTTCGCATCGGCTACCAGAAAGCAGCCAATACGCTCGTGTTGCTGAAGGCGCACGGCACGCTCGAGAAGCGGCTCGCGCCGCTGGGCATCACGGTCAAGTGGACAGAGTTTCCCGCCGGACCGCAATTGCTTGAAGGACTGAACGTCGGCGCAATCGACTTCGGTTATGTCGGCGAGGCGCCGCCGGTATTCGCGCAGGCGGCCGGCGCAAACTTCGTCTACACGGCTTATGAGATCCCGACGCCGCATGCGGAAGGCATCCTTGTACATCAGGACGCGCCAATCAAAACGCTAGCGGATCTGAAGGGCAAGAAGATCGCATTCAATAAAGGCTCGGATGTTCACTGGTTTCTGGTCGCCGCCTTGCAGAAGAGCGGCGTGAAGTACAGCGATATCCAGCCCGTCTTTCTGGCTCCCGCCGATGCGCGCGCGGCCTTCGAACGCGGGTCGATCGACGCATGGGCGATCTGGGATCCGTTCCTCGAGGCGGCAAAACGCCAATCGAACGCCCGCTTGCTTGCCGACGCCGAAGGTATCGTGAGCCACCATCAGTTCTTCCTGAGCGCGCGACCGTTCGCCGAGCAAAACGGCGACGTGCTCGCTATCGTGATGGACGAAGTAGGCAAAGAGGGGGCGTGGGTGCGCGGCCACTACAGTGAAGCAGCCGCCCAGCTTGCGCCGATTCAGGGGCTCGACGCAGGAGTGATCGAAGCGGGTTTGCGACACTACGCGCACGTCTACAAACCCATCGACGCGGACGTACTTGCCGAGCAACAACGTATTGCCGACACGTTTAGCGAATTGCGCATCATCCCGACGAAGATCGTGACGAAGGATGCTGCGTTACCTGCCAAGGCCTAG
- a CDS encoding gluconate:H+ symporter, with protein MHLTTTLAPWSSHDTQLILSCVLGLALIIVFISVLKLAPFLSILVGTFAAGFSAGLPLEAVASAFSKGAGALLGDVGIIIALGAMLGALMAESGAADRLVSTILKHSTPRTLPWMMALVAIIVGLPLFFEVGLVMMVPIIFVMARRSQQPILRIAIPALAGMTTLHALLPPHPGPLIAVSALHADLGLTLGLGLIVAIPAVILAGPLYGIWLSKRMHVVEPEEMGKLFTASPNTGEPPSFAISLITILLPVAMMLGRTVAKLVLQPETVLFNVLDFLGEPLVALGLTVLFAVVALGWSRGMARDRVGGILRKSLPPIAALLLTIGAGGGLKQALVVAGISTTIGKIAVGAHVPLILLAWLIAVALRQATGSATVATTTTAGIVAPVVAGLSATHNSLMALAIGAGSVFFCHVNDAGFWMVREYFGLQLKQTVMVWSVLQTIVSVVGLVLTFALWTVLT; from the coding sequence GTGCATCTGACGACAACACTCGCGCCGTGGTCATCCCACGACACTCAACTGATCCTGTCGTGCGTGCTCGGGCTCGCACTGATCATCGTTTTCATCAGCGTGCTGAAGCTTGCGCCGTTTCTCTCGATTCTGGTCGGCACGTTCGCGGCAGGCTTTTCGGCCGGGTTGCCGCTGGAAGCGGTGGCCAGCGCATTCAGCAAAGGCGCTGGCGCGCTGCTCGGGGACGTCGGCATCATCATCGCGCTTGGGGCCATGCTCGGCGCGCTGATGGCGGAATCAGGCGCGGCCGACCGACTCGTCTCGACTATCCTCAAACATTCCACACCTCGCACGCTCCCGTGGATGATGGCGCTGGTGGCGATCATCGTCGGCTTGCCGCTCTTCTTTGAAGTCGGCCTGGTGATGATGGTGCCGATCATCTTCGTGATGGCGCGCCGCTCGCAGCAGCCGATCCTGCGGATTGCGATTCCCGCGCTTGCCGGCATGACCACGCTGCACGCCCTGCTGCCGCCGCATCCGGGGCCGCTGATTGCCGTGAGCGCATTGCATGCCGATCTCGGTCTGACGCTCGGTCTTGGCCTGATCGTCGCGATTCCCGCGGTCATTCTCGCGGGCCCGCTCTACGGCATCTGGCTGTCGAAACGGATGCACGTGGTCGAGCCGGAAGAAATGGGCAAGCTTTTCACCGCGTCGCCAAACACCGGTGAGCCGCCGAGTTTCGCGATCTCACTCATCACGATCCTGCTGCCGGTCGCGATGATGTTAGGCCGCACGGTCGCCAAACTGGTGCTGCAACCCGAGACCGTACTGTTCAACGTGCTCGATTTTCTCGGTGAGCCCTTGGTCGCGCTCGGCCTCACCGTGCTGTTCGCGGTGGTGGCGCTGGGCTGGTCACGGGGCATGGCGCGCGACCGGGTCGGCGGCATTCTGCGCAAAAGCCTGCCGCCGATCGCCGCGCTGCTGCTGACCATCGGCGCGGGCGGTGGCCTCAAGCAGGCGCTCGTGGTGGCCGGCATCAGCACGACGATCGGCAAGATCGCAGTCGGCGCGCATGTGCCGCTGATTCTGCTGGCGTGGCTGATTGCGGTCGCGCTGCGGCAAGCTACCGGCTCCGCGACGGTGGCGACCACCACGACCGCGGGTATCGTCGCGCCGGTCGTCGCGGGTCTCAGCGCGACGCACAATTCGTTGATGGCGCTCGCGATCGGGGCCGGTTCCGTGTTCTTCTGCCACGTGAACGATGCGGGCTTCTGGATGGTGCGCGAGTACTTCGGGTTGCAATTGAAACAGACGGTGATGGTCTGGTCGGTGCTGCAGACGATCGTTTCCGTCGTCGGCCTCGTCTTGACGTTCGCGTTGTGGACCGTGCTGACCTGA
- a CDS encoding DUF1272 domain-containing protein has translation MLELRPSCEGCGKSLPPNAPDAMICTYECTFCEVCALSVLRNVCPNCGGNFQHRPIRTRAQLAKHPAGATAHPVSVDEAAHASFFERYRNTSPGER, from the coding sequence ATGCTTGAACTGAGACCGTCCTGCGAAGGGTGCGGCAAATCATTGCCGCCAAACGCACCTGACGCGATGATCTGCACGTACGAATGCACCTTTTGCGAAGTGTGTGCACTCAGCGTGTTGCGCAACGTGTGCCCGAACTGCGGCGGCAATTTCCAGCATCGGCCGATCCGCACGCGTGCGCAGTTGGCCAAACATCCGGCCGGCGCCACCGCGCATCCCGTTTCCGTCGACGAAGCAGCGCACGCGAGCTTTTTCGAGCGCTATCGGAACACATCGCCCGGCGAGCGCTAA
- a CDS encoding zf-HC2 domain-containing protein — protein MGKCKNITRLLSDALDRRLTTGEWVAIRLHLPTCSGCRNYRKQIRLLRVAAHTVSGIATPGTGGGDD, from the coding sequence ATGGGGAAGTGTAAGAACATCACGCGCCTGCTGTCGGACGCGCTCGACCGCCGTTTGACGACCGGCGAATGGGTCGCGATCCGGCTGCATCTGCCCACCTGCAGCGGCTGCCGCAATTACCGCAAACAGATCCGCCTGTTGCGCGTGGCAGCGCATACGGTGAGCGGGATCGCGACACCGGGGACAGGCGGCGGCGACGACTGA
- a CDS encoding RNA polymerase factor sigma-70 has translation MAQVSGPALDDPVYLTQLRRDLVRFARLQLRDAAAAEDAVQEALAAAWTQADRFAAQSEHKTWVFGILRHKLVDTLRARQRTVNLSALESEIDGEALLDRELFKDNGHWSREAKPQPWPTPETALRQQQFWTLFEMCLDHLPEHIGRVFMMREFLDLDTEAICAELQMTANHCSVLIYRARLRLRTCLSEKGLSREDANGEV, from the coding sequence ATGGCGCAAGTAAGCGGGCCGGCGCTCGACGATCCCGTCTACCTGACGCAACTGCGGCGCGACCTGGTGCGCTTCGCCCGCTTGCAACTGCGCGATGCCGCTGCCGCCGAAGACGCCGTCCAGGAGGCTCTCGCCGCTGCCTGGACGCAAGCCGACCGGTTTGCCGCGCAATCGGAACACAAGACGTGGGTGTTCGGCATCTTGCGGCACAAGCTTGTCGACACTTTGCGCGCCCGGCAGCGCACAGTGAACCTGTCAGCGCTGGAATCCGAAATCGATGGCGAAGCGCTGCTCGATCGCGAGCTCTTCAAGGACAACGGCCACTGGTCACGCGAAGCCAAGCCCCAGCCGTGGCCGACGCCGGAAACCGCGCTACGTCAGCAGCAATTCTGGACCTTGTTCGAGATGTGTCTGGATCACCTGCCCGAACACATCGGGCGCGTATTCATGATGCGCGAATTTCTCGATCTCGACACCGAGGCGATCTGCGCCGAATTGCAGATGACCGCCAATCACTGCAGCGTACTGATCTATCGCGCGCGCCTGCGCCTGCGCACTTGCCTGAGCGAAAAAGGCCTATCCAGAGAGGATGCGAATGGGGAAGTGTAA
- a CDS encoding DUF6723 family protein translates to MNSPPLTGRANYQVAVSSRRTSSGTVPTLKVIRLSDERVIYPFRGHADMPFFETADAAQSFAETYGWQLVDGDIAVPE, encoded by the coding sequence GTGAATTCCCCGCCGTTGACCGGCCGCGCGAACTATCAGGTCGCGGTGTCGTCGCGTCGAACCTCCAGCGGGACGGTGCCGACGCTGAAAGTGATCCGGCTGAGCGACGAGCGCGTGATCTACCCGTTTCGGGGGCACGCGGACATGCCGTTCTTCGAAACGGCCGACGCAGCCCAGTCGTTTGCCGAGACGTATGGCTGGCAACTCGTGGATGGCGATATCGCCGTGCCGGAATGA
- a CDS encoding NADPH-dependent FMN reductase, which yields MAYHIAVVVGSLRRESFNRQLAQAVISLAPADFTFEFIDIGTLPLYSQDYDADYPEVAKHLKQRVEAADGLLFVTPEYNRSIPGVLKNALDWGSRPWGTNSWGNKPGAVLGTSLGATGTALAQQHLRNVLAYLDVATLAQPEMFIKHDASAINEKGEILNDGTRQFLQTFVDRYVAWVKRQTAA from the coding sequence ATGGCCTATCACATCGCAGTCGTTGTCGGCAGCCTGCGCCGCGAGTCGTTCAACCGCCAGTTGGCGCAAGCCGTGATTTCACTTGCGCCCGCGGACTTCACGTTCGAATTCATCGATATTGGCACCTTGCCGCTTTATAGCCAGGATTACGACGCCGACTATCCCGAAGTTGCCAAACACCTGAAGCAGCGCGTCGAAGCCGCTGACGGCCTGCTGTTTGTCACGCCCGAGTACAACCGCTCCATACCGGGCGTCCTGAAGAACGCACTCGACTGGGGCTCGCGGCCGTGGGGCACCAATTCGTGGGGCAACAAGCCCGGTGCCGTGCTCGGCACCTCGCTTGGCGCAACCGGCACGGCGCTGGCGCAACAGCATCTGCGCAACGTGCTGGCCTATCTCGACGTGGCTACGCTTGCCCAGCCCGAAATGTTCATCAAGCACGACGCGTCGGCCATCAACGAGAAAGGCGAGATCCTGAACGACGGCACCCGCCAGTTCCTGCAGACGTTTGTCGATCGCTACGTCGCGTGGGTCAAACGTCAGACCGCTGCCTGA
- a CDS encoding hybrid sensor histidine kinase/response regulator → MTPDRFDPPEASRSPASRQDEARFPAVPEQNFHVRRITLIALLITAIVLPCVYVAAMAFSDLRTRMADATDVTLRTVRVAEEHALKVFDMNETLDARVVDLTQGLDDNGVRAQEGEIHEKLRTMGGGYPQVAAVSIFGHEGDLLATSRFYPAPVLSVAERDDFVGIRDGKSLEHVSKVMAGHVTGEQLFNTGVERRAADGSFGGVVSVALRPSYFDAFYRELLGGNGSTPMTMSLLRADGAILAHYPRRLGEPLAIGAASPLAEALAQGRRAGVVRMHSDIDGDNVILAFRRVGAYPLYVSCAYRTAAIWAAWYRHLSVLILSMFTPSIVLWCVIWLSLRRLGAEEEAWERWQAEASMRRSIESAYRQSRKMEALGNLVGSVAHDFNNLLMVVSANVQIARRRGTPGLDRELSAIERALKSGQSLTRQLLGVARKQPLRSETLALERWLPACRELLRASLGAKISLVIDIGVNIWPMRVDVAELELALINVAVNARDAMPNGGRFTVRAANITFRREEGFPLTGDFVQLSLEDTGGGMPPEVLARAFEPLYTTKPTGMGTGLGLPQVFAFCERSGGLAAIDSAIGAGTSVRLYLPRATAEPEAEVPAETGVEESSSPPGLRILLVEDNDEVAAGTEALLQMMGHQVTSVFNADTALRLFDDAHAKQARTGRPLPFDLVLSDIHMPGTMNGIDLAEAVLAFDTRLQVILVTGYAEELDRARHVNVRVLSKPFDIALLETLLQDIQRDLAQTGADPAAASHPAG, encoded by the coding sequence ATGACACCTGACCGGTTCGACCCGCCCGAAGCGAGCCGCAGCCCCGCTAGCCGCCAGGACGAGGCGCGTTTCCCGGCCGTGCCGGAGCAGAATTTCCACGTCCGCCGCATCACGCTGATCGCGTTGTTGATCACTGCCATTGTGCTGCCGTGCGTGTACGTCGCGGCAATGGCGTTCAGCGATCTGCGCACCCGCATGGCCGACGCGACCGACGTGACGCTGCGCACCGTGCGCGTGGCGGAAGAACACGCGCTGAAAGTGTTCGACATGAACGAGACGCTGGACGCGCGCGTCGTGGATCTGACGCAAGGTCTGGACGACAACGGCGTGCGCGCCCAGGAAGGCGAGATTCACGAGAAGCTGCGTACGATGGGCGGCGGCTACCCGCAGGTCGCGGCCGTATCGATTTTCGGCCACGAGGGCGACCTGCTCGCCACCAGCCGTTTCTATCCCGCTCCAGTGCTGTCCGTTGCCGAGCGCGACGATTTCGTCGGCATTCGGGACGGCAAGAGCCTCGAGCATGTCTCGAAGGTGATGGCGGGACACGTGACGGGCGAACAGCTATTCAATACCGGCGTGGAGCGTCGCGCCGCCGACGGCTCGTTTGGCGGGGTCGTGTCGGTCGCGCTGCGGCCCAGCTATTTCGACGCGTTCTACCGCGAACTGCTCGGCGGCAACGGCAGCACGCCGATGACCATGAGCCTGCTGCGCGCCGACGGCGCAATCCTCGCGCACTATCCGCGCCGCCTCGGCGAGCCGCTCGCGATAGGAGCGGCTTCGCCACTGGCTGAAGCACTGGCGCAGGGGCGGCGAGCCGGCGTCGTACGGATGCATTCCGACATCGACGGCGACAACGTGATCCTCGCGTTCCGGCGTGTGGGCGCCTATCCGCTCTACGTGTCGTGCGCCTATCGCACCGCGGCGATCTGGGCCGCCTGGTACCGGCACCTGAGCGTGCTGATCCTGTCGATGTTCACGCCGTCCATCGTGCTGTGGTGTGTCATCTGGCTATCGCTGCGCCGCCTTGGCGCCGAAGAAGAGGCGTGGGAGCGCTGGCAGGCCGAAGCCTCGATGCGCCGCTCGATCGAATCCGCGTATCGCCAGTCGCGCAAGATGGAGGCGCTCGGCAACCTGGTCGGCAGCGTGGCGCACGATTTCAACAACCTGCTCATGGTCGTTTCGGCCAACGTGCAGATCGCCCGGCGGCGCGGCACGCCGGGGCTCGACCGCGAGTTGTCGGCGATCGAGCGGGCACTCAAGAGCGGCCAGTCGCTTACCCGGCAATTGCTCGGCGTCGCGCGCAAGCAGCCGTTGCGCAGCGAGACGCTGGCGCTCGAGCGCTGGCTGCCGGCCTGCCGCGAACTGCTGCGCGCGTCGCTCGGCGCGAAGATTTCGCTGGTGATCGACATCGGCGTCAATATCTGGCCGATGCGTGTCGACGTCGCCGAGCTCGAACTGGCGCTGATCAACGTCGCCGTGAACGCGCGCGACGCCATGCCCAACGGCGGCCGCTTCACCGTTCGAGCCGCCAACATCACCTTCCGCCGTGAAGAAGGCTTTCCACTGACTGGCGACTTCGTGCAGCTCTCGCTCGAGGACACCGGCGGCGGCATGCCGCCTGAAGTGCTCGCACGCGCCTTCGAACCGCTTTACACGACGAAGCCCACCGGCATGGGCACCGGTCTCGGACTGCCGCAGGTTTTCGCCTTCTGTGAGCGTTCCGGCGGCCTTGCCGCGATCGACAGCGCAATCGGTGCGGGCACCTCGGTGCGGCTCTATCTGCCGCGCGCCACGGCCGAGCCCGAGGCCGAAGTGCCGGCCGAAACGGGCGTCGAGGAAAGCAGCTCGCCGCCCGGCTTGCGCATTCTGCTGGTCGAGGACAACGATGAAGTGGCCGCCGGCACCGAAGCCCTGCTGCAGATGATGGGCCACCAGGTCACGAGCGTGTTCAACGCCGACACCGCACTGCGCCTGTTCGACGACGCCCACGCGAAGCAGGCACGCACCGGCAGGCCGCTGCCCTTCGATCTGGTGCTGTCGGACATCCACATGCCCGGCACGATGAACGGTATCGACCTTGCCGAAGCCGTGCTGGCTTTCGACACCCGGCTGCAGGTCATTCTGGTCACCGGCTACGCGGAAGAACTCGACCGCGCGCGGCATGTGAACGTACGGGTGCTCTCCAAACCTTTCGATATCGCGCTACTGGAAACGCTCCTGCAAGATATTCAGCGCGATCTGGCGCAAACGGGCGCCGATCCGGCCGCGGCGTCGCATCCGGCCGGGTAA
- a CDS encoding response regulator, whose protein sequence is MPLPIVIADDSLLARKVLTKALPPDWDVDVSYATNGREALGLYREGKASVMFLDLTMPDMTGYQVLEALQHEDLNTFVIVVSADVQPMAQSRVRALGAAAFIAKPVTPEAVLPILKEYGLYV, encoded by the coding sequence ATGCCTTTGCCCATTGTGATCGCCGACGATTCATTGCTTGCCCGCAAGGTGCTCACCAAGGCATTGCCGCCGGACTGGGATGTCGACGTGTCCTACGCGACGAACGGGCGCGAAGCGCTCGGCCTGTATCGCGAAGGCAAGGCGTCGGTGATGTTCCTCGATCTGACGATGCCGGACATGACCGGCTATCAGGTGCTGGAAGCCTTGCAGCATGAGGACCTGAACACCTTCGTCATTGTCGTTTCCGCCGATGTTCAACCGATGGCCCAGTCGCGCGTGCGCGCGCTCGGCGCCGCCGCATTCATCGCCAAGCCCGTGACGCCCGAGGCGGTACTACCCATCCTCAAGGAGTACGGGTTGTATGTCTGA
- a CDS encoding chemotaxis protein CheC, translated as MSEPVLTEDRRDALQEVANLAMGQAATRLARLLDAFIELSVPRVKVVAVSQAAAALREMTGIEDTVSAVRQGFRSDIKGEALVICRSDSIDQLCALVSDPYSRSSYEAVSQQELVFDVANVLTGACVSCILDQLGRTPVFSAPGLLGEAMTLDDVFQPGVLQWEVALLVEVNFALEDQSFRAHLVMLMAEESIRHMNEALDELLSSL; from the coding sequence ATGTCTGAGCCAGTCCTCACCGAAGACCGGCGCGACGCGCTGCAGGAGGTCGCCAATCTGGCGATGGGCCAGGCCGCGACGCGTCTTGCGCGTCTGCTCGATGCGTTTATCGAATTGTCGGTACCGCGCGTGAAGGTGGTGGCGGTGAGCCAGGCGGCAGCGGCGCTGCGCGAGATGACCGGGATCGAGGACACGGTGAGCGCGGTGCGTCAGGGTTTTCGTTCCGACATCAAGGGCGAAGCGCTGGTGATCTGCCGCAGCGACAGCATCGACCAGTTGTGTGCGCTGGTGAGCGATCCCTATTCGCGCTCGAGCTACGAGGCGGTGAGCCAGCAGGAACTCGTGTTCGACGTCGCGAACGTGCTGACGGGCGCGTGTGTCTCGTGCATTCTCGACCAGCTCGGCCGCACGCCGGTGTTCTCCGCGCCGGGCCTGCTCGGTGAAGCAATGACGCTCGACGACGTATTCCAGCCCGGCGTCCTGCAATGGGAAGTCGCGCTGCTGGTCGAGGTCAACTTTGCGCTCGAGGATCAGAGCTTCCGCGCGCACCTCGTGATGCTGATGGCCGAAGAGTCGATCCGCCATATGAACGAGGCGCTCGACGAGTTGCTGTCCAGCTTATGA
- a CDS encoding sensor domain-containing diguanylate cyclase yields MNVPVDSLSDLVVERVGFGIFVLDREMKVLMWNRFMQDHSGLSPEQVVGKSLFANFPELPRVWLSRKIESVFQLGSFAFSSWEQRPYLFKFDHDRPITGGVDFMQQDLTFMPLMRDREVVAVCVTISDVTHVSIVQREREEAVAKLQEYADRDGLTGIANRRYFEARLRDEYTRWQRYGGEMSVLLFDLDHFKKINDQFGHGVGDTVLRVMAQRVAEVVRAQDTFGRFGGEEFALLLPCTPLEDAMRVAEKIRCTIADTPVEVQGTSVPVTASVGGAAARAGVPAYDVLINEADAALYSAKRQGRNRSVAFS; encoded by the coding sequence ATGAATGTGCCTGTGGACTCGTTGAGCGATCTGGTTGTCGAACGTGTGGGTTTCGGCATCTTCGTGCTCGATCGCGAGATGAAGGTGCTGATGTGGAACCGCTTCATGCAGGACCACAGCGGGTTGTCGCCGGAACAGGTGGTCGGCAAATCGCTGTTCGCGAATTTTCCGGAATTGCCGCGCGTGTGGCTGTCGCGCAAGATCGAAAGCGTATTTCAGCTCGGCAGCTTCGCGTTCAGTTCGTGGGAGCAGCGCCCCTATCTCTTCAAGTTCGATCACGACCGGCCGATTACCGGCGGCGTCGATTTCATGCAGCAGGACCTCACGTTCATGCCGCTGATGCGCGATCGCGAGGTGGTGGCCGTGTGCGTGACCATCTCCGATGTCACGCACGTCAGCATCGTGCAGCGCGAACGGGAAGAAGCGGTAGCCAAGCTGCAGGAATACGCGGACCGCGACGGGTTGACGGGGATCGCCAACCGGCGTTACTTCGAAGCGCGCCTGCGCGATGAGTACACGCGCTGGCAGCGCTATGGCGGCGAGATGTCCGTCCTGCTGTTCGATCTCGACCACTTCAAGAAAATCAACGACCAGTTTGGCCACGGCGTTGGCGATACGGTGTTGCGCGTGATGGCGCAGCGGGTCGCCGAGGTGGTGCGCGCGCAGGATACGTTCGGGCGCTTCGGCGGCGAGGAATTTGCGTTGCTGCTACCGTGTACGCCTCTCGAAGACGCCATGCGGGTCGCGGAAAAGATTCGTTGCACGATCGCCGACACGCCGGTCGAAGTGCAGGGCACGAGCGTGCCGGTGACGGCCAGCGTCGGCGGCGCGGCGGCGCGCGCGGGCGTGCCGGCGTACGACGTGCTCATCAACGAAGCCGACGCTGCGCTCTATAGCGCGAAACGACAGGGACGCAACCGCTCGGTGGCTTTCTCCTGA